The following nucleotide sequence is from Desulfuromonadaceae bacterium.
TTAAGCAACGAGCAGGTGATAATTTCCAAAGCTGAATGGCGCGATATGAATCAGCGGTAGCTGACACAGGCCCTGATTTTGTTTCGTCATCTATATATTGCACTTTTTTTTCAACCGGTGTACCCTACAGCTTCCCAAGTTGAAGGAGCGATACACTATGTTTGGTCTCGGCACACAAGAACTGCTTATCATCCTGGTTCTGGTCATGATCGTCTTTGGAGCGGGGAAACTTCCGCAGGTTGGCAGTGCCCTTGGCAAGGGGTTGCGTAACTTCAAGCAGGGGGTCAAGGATGAACAGGAGACGCTAGAAGATGCCAAGGAAATAAAAGACGATAAAGAGAATAAAGACGTATGAAATAATTTTCAGCTTTGTTCAAAAAACCCGCAACCCTCTGGTGCGGGTTTTTTTATGCGTCCGGCGGGGTGCATGGCGCGCCGACGCCGGGAAGAGT
It contains:
- a CDS encoding twin-arginine translocase TatA/TatE family subunit, with the translated sequence MFGLGTQELLIILVLVMIVFGAGKLPQVGSALGKGLRNFKQGVKDEQETLEDAKEIKDDKENKDV